The Ranitomeya imitator isolate aRanImi1 chromosome 3, aRanImi1.pri, whole genome shotgun sequence genome has a window encoding:
- the CLTC gene encoding clathrin heavy chain 1 isoform X3: MAQILPIRFQEHLQLQNLGINPANIGFSTLTMESDKFICIREKVGEQAQVVIIDLNDPNNPIRRPISADNAIMNPASKVIALKAGKTLQIFNIEMKSKMKAHTMTDDVTFWKWISLNTVALVTDNAVYHWSMEGESQPVKMFDRHSSLAGCQIINYRTDAKQKWLLLTGISAQQNRVVGAMQLYSVDRKVSQPIEGHAASFAQFKMEGNAEESTLFCFAVRGQAGGKLHIIEVGTPPTGNQPFPKKAVDVFFPPEAQNDFPVAMQISGKHDVVFLITKYGYIHLYDLETGTCIYMNRISGETIFVTAPHEATAGIIGVNRKGQVLSVCVEEENIIPYITNVLQNPDLALRMAVRNNLAGAEELFARKFNALFAQGNYSEAAKVAANAPKGILRTPETIRRFQSVPAQPGQTSPLLQYFGILLDQGQLNKYESLELCRPVLQQGRKQLLEKWLKEDKLECSEELGDLVKSVDPTLALSVYLRANVPNKVIQCFAETGQVQKIVLYAKKVGYTPDWIFLLRNVMRINPDQGQQFAQMLVQDEEPLADITQIVDVFMEYNLIQQCTAFLLDALKNNRPSEGPLQTRLLEMNLMHAPQVADAILGNQMFTHYDRAHIAQLCEKAGLLQRALEHFTDLYDIKRAVVHTHLLNPEWLVNYFGSLSVEDSLECLRAMLSANIRQNLQICVQVASKYHEQLSTQSLIELFESFKSFEGLFYFLGSIVNFSQDPDVHFKYIQAACKTGQIKEVERICRESNCYDPERVKNFLKEAKLTDQLPLIIVCDRFDFVHDLVLYLYRNNLQKYIEIYVQKVNPSRLPVVIGGLLDVDCSEDVIKSLILVVRGQFSTDELVAEVEKRNRLKLLLPWLESRIHEGCEEPATHNALAKIYIDSNNNPERFLRENPYYDSRVVGKYCEKRDPHLACVAYERGQCDLELINVCNENSLFKSLSRYLVRRKDPELWASVLLESNPFRRPLIDQVVQTALSETQDPEEVSVTVKAFMTADLPNELIELLEKIVLDNSVFSEHRNLQNLLILTAIKADRTRVMEYINRLDNYDAPDIANIAISNELYEEAFAIFRKFDVNTSAIQVLIEHIGNLDRAYEFAERCNEPAVWSQLAKAQLQKGMVKEAIDSYIKADDPSSYMEVVQAANASGNWEELVKYLQMARKKARESYVETELIFALAKTNRLTELEEFINGPNNAHIQQVGDRCYDEKMYDAAKLLYNNVSNFGRLASTLVHLGEYQAAVDGARKANSTRTWKEVCFACVDGKEFRLAQMCGLHIVVHADELEELINYYQDRGYFEELITMLEAALGLERAHMGMFTELAILYSKFKPQKMREHLELFWSRVNIPKVLRAAEQAHLWAELVFLYDKYEEYDNAIITMMSHPTDAWKEGQFKDIITKVANVELYYRAIQFYLEFKPLLLNDLLMVLSPRLDHTRAVNYFSKVKQLPLVKPYLRSVQNHNNKSVNEALNNLFITEEDYQALRTSIDAYDNFDNISLAQRLEKHELIEFRRIAAYLFKGNNRWKQSVELCKKDRLYKDAMQYSSESKDTELAEELLQWFLLEDKKECFAACLFTCYDLLRPDVVLETAWRHNIMDFAMPYFIQVMREYLSKVDKLDASESLRKEEEQATETQPIVYGQPQLMLTAGPSVPVPPQAAFGYGYTAPAYGQPQPGFGYSM; encoded by the exons CTGGGAAAACCCTCCAGATCTTTAACATTGAAATGAAAAGTAAGATGAAGGCTCACACCATGACCGACGACGTCACCTTCTGGAAGTGGATCTCGCTGAACACCGTGGCGCTAGTCACTGACAATGCTGTGTATCATTGGAGCATGGAGGGGGAGTCGCAGCCAGTAAAGATGTTTGATCGACACTCCAGCCTGGCAGGATGCCAGATCATTAACTACCGGACAGATGCTAAACAGAAGTGGCTGCTTCTTACCGGAATCTCTGCCCAG CAAAACCGTGTTGTTGGAGCCATGCAGCTGTACTCTGTGGACAGGAAAGTGTCGCAGCCTATCGAAGGCCATGCTGCCAGCTTTGCTCAGTTTAAAATGGAAGGGAATGCCGAAGAGTCAACGCTGTTCTGCTTCGCGGTTAGAGGCCAGGCTGGAGGAAAG TTACATATTATTGAAGTTGGTACCCCGCCCACTGGCAACCAGCCTTTTCCCAAGAAGGCAGTGGATGTTTTCTTCCCCCCAGAAGCCCAGAATGACTTTCCTGTCGCAATGCAG ATCAGTGGAAAACATGATGTTGTCTTCTTAATTACAAAGTATGGCTACATTCACCTCTATGACCTTGAAACTGGCACTTGCATTTACATGAACCGGATTAGTGGAGAGACCATATTTGTCACTGCACCACATGAAGCCACTGCTGGAATTATCGGAGTTAACAGAAAGGGCCAG GTTCTTTCCGTCTGCGTAGAAGAAGAAAATATTATACCATACATCACAAATGTCCTGCAGAACCCTGATCTAGCCCTGCGCATGGCTGTCCGCAACAATCTTGCTGGAGCAGAGGAACTATTTGCTCGCAAATTTAATGCTCTCTTCGCCCAAGGGAATTACTCAGAGGCAGCAAAGGTGGCTGCAAATGCACCAAAG GGTATTCTTCGTACTCCAGAAACCATAAGACGCTTTCAAAGTGTTCCTGCCCAACCTGGTCAGACCTCGCCATTGTTACAGTATTTCGGCATTCTCTTAGATCAGGGTCAGCTGAATAAATATGAGTCTCTGGAATTATGTAGACCTGTACTGCAGCAGGGTCGCAAGCAACTTCTTGAGAAGTGGCTCAAGGAGGACAAG CTGGAGTGTTCGGAGGAGCTGGGGGATCTTGTGAAGTCTGTAGACCCTACATTGGCCCTCAGTGTTTACTTGAGGGCTAATGTTCCTAACAAGGTTATTCAGTGTTTCGCAGAAACTGGTCAAGTTCAGAAGATTGTCCTGTATGCTAAAAAG GTTGGATACACCCCTGACTGGATCTTCTTGCTGAGAAATGTCATGAGAATTAACCCAGATCAAGGCCAACAATTTGCTCAAATGTTGGTTCAGGATGAGGAGCCACTTGCTGATATTAcacag ATTGTGGATGTGTTTATGGAATACAACCTTATCCAGCAGTGCACCGCTTTCCTACTGGATGCGCTAAAGAACAACCGTCCTAGCGAAGGTCCATTGCAAACACGCTTGCTTGAGATGAACCTAATGCATGCTCCTCAG GTTGCAGATGCAATTTTGGGTAACCAGATGTTTACACACTATGATCGTGCTCACATTGCCCAGCTTTGTGAGAAAGCTGGTCTGCTGCAGAGAGCTCTAGAGCACTTCACAGATCTATATGACATTAAGAGAGCAGTTGTCCACACTCATCTTCTCAATCCAGAG TGGCTTGTTAATTATTTTGGCTCTCTGTCCGTTGAAGACTCCCTTGAATGCTTACGTGCAATGCTTTCTGCAAACATTCGGCAAAACCTGCAGATATGCGTCCAAGTAGCCTCCAAATATCATGAGCAGCTTTCTACACAGTCTCTCATTGAACTTTTTGAATCATTCAAGAGTTTTGAAG GCCTGTTTTATTTCCTGGGTTCCATTGTTAACTTCAGCCAAGATCCTGATGTTCACTTCAAGTACATTCAGGCGGCTTGCAAAACCGGCCAGATAAAAGAAGTTGAGAGAATTTGCCGAGAGAGTAACTGTTATGACCCAGAGCGTGTGAAAAACTTCCTCAAG GAAGCGAAACTTACAGACCAGCTGCCACTCATAATTGTATGTGACCGCTTTGACTTTGTCCATGATCTTGTCCTGTATCTGTACAGAAATAATCTGCAGAAGTATATTGAAATCTATGTACAAAAG GTTAATCCTAGCCGATTGCCTGTGGTTATTGGTGGCTTGCTTGATGTGGATTGCTCTGAGGATGTGATCAAGAGCCTCATCCTTGTGGTGAGGGGTCAGTTCTCCACTGATGAGCTTGTTGCTGAAGTTGAAAAAAGGAACCG gTTAAAGTTGCTTCTGCCATGGTTGGAGTCTAGGATCCATGAGGGCTGTGAAGAGCCAGCCACACACAATGCTTTGGCAAAGATTTACATTGACAGTAATAATAACCCGGAGCGGTTCCTTCGTGAAAATCCATATTACGACAGCCGTGTTGTTGGAAAGTATTGTGAAAAGAGAGATCCCCATCTGGCATGTGTGGCATACGAGAGGGGACAGTGTGACTTGGAGCTCATCAAT gtttgCAATGAAAATTCACTCTTCAAAAGCCTATCAAGGTATTTGGTACGCCGAAAAGACCCTGAACTGTGGGCCAGTGTGCTGCTGGAAAGCAATCCGTTCAGAAGACCTCTTATTGATCAG GTTGTGCAAACAGCATTGTCAGAAACTCAAGATCCTGAGGAAGTGTCTGTTACTGTAAAAGCCTTCATGACCGCAGACCTTCCTAATGAGCTCATTGAGCTATTGGAGAAGATTGTTTTGGATAATTCCGTATTCAGTGAACACAG AAATCTACAGAACTTACTGATCCTAACTGCTATTAAAGCTGATCGTACCAGGGTTATGGAATATATAAATCGGCTGGATAATTATGATGCTCCAGATATTGCAAACATTGCCATCAGTAATGAGCTCTACGAGGAAGCCTTTGCCATTTTCAGAAAATTTGATGTGAACACTTCGGCCATACAG GTTTTGATTGAGCACATTGGAAATTTGGACCGTGCTTATGAATTTGCGGAGCGCTGCAACGAGCCAGCCGTTTGGAGCCAACTGGCAAAGGCTCAGCTTCAGAAAGGAATGGTcaaagaagcaattgactcctacATTAAAGCAGATGATCCTTCTTCTTACATGGAAGTCGTACAGGCTGCCAACGCTAGTG GGAATTGGGAAGAACTTGTTAAATACCTGCAGATGGCCCGCAAGAAAGCAAGGGAATCCTATGTAGAAACAGAGCTCATCTTTGCTCTTGCTAAAACCAACCGTCTCACAGAACTTGAAGAATTTATTAATGGACCAAACAATGCTCATATTCAACAA GTTGGTGATCGATGCTATGATGAGAAAATGTATGATGCTGCTAAGCTTCTCTACAATAATGTCTCAAATTTTGGCCGGTTGGCATCCACATTGGTTCATCTGGGAGAATATCAAGCTGCTGTGGATGGAGCACggaaggcaaacagcactcgcacatgGAAGGAG gTCTGCTTTGCTTGTGTTGATGGTAAGGAATTCCGCCTTGCCCAAATGTGTGGTCTTCACATTGTGGTACACGCTGATGAACTGGAGGAGCTAATTAACTACTATCAG gaCCGTGGTTATTTTGAAGAGCTCATCACCATGCTTGAAGCGGCTCTGGGTCTGGAGAGGGCACATATGGGCATGTTCACTGAGCTTGCCATTCTGTATTCTAAATTCAAGCCACAAAAAATGAGAGAGCACTTGGAACTTTTCTGGTCCAGAGTCAACATTCCCAAG GTACTCAGAGCAGCTGAGCAAGCTCACCTTTGGGCAGAGTTGGTGTTCCTTTATGATAAATACGAAGAGTATGATAATGCCATCATCACAATGATGAGCCACCCTACAGACGCATGGAAGGAAGGACAATTCAAAGATATTATCACCAAG gtggccAATGTGGAGTTGTATTACAGAGCAATACAGTTCTATTTGGAGTTCAAGCCACTATTACTGAATGATCTCTTGATGGTATTATCTCCAAGACTAGACCATACACGCGCTGTCAACTACTTTAGCAAG gTGAAGCAGCTCCCTCTTGTAAAACCATACCTCCGCTCCGTGCAGAATCATAACAATAAATCCGTTAATGAGGCTCTTAACAACCTTTTCATAACAGAGGAGGACTACCAG GCACTTCGTACATCTATAGATGCATATGACAACTTTGACAACATATCCCTTGCTCAACGTTTGGAGAAGCACGAGCTTATTGAATTTAGGAGGATTGCTGCGTACCTATTCAAGGGTAATAACCGCTGGAAGCAGAGTGTAGAGCTCTGCAAGAAAGACCGACTCTATAAG GATGCTATGCAGTATTCGTCTGAATCCAAAGACACAGAACTCGCAGAGGAACTTTTGCAGTGGTTCTTGTTGGAAGACAAGAAGGAGTGCTTTGCAGCTTGTCTCTTCACATGTTATGACCTGCTGCGGCCAGACGTGGTCCTGGAAACTGCATGGAGGCACAATATTATGGACTTTGCCATGCCCTACTTCATTCAGGTCATGAGGGAATACTTAAGCAAG